In Nicotiana tabacum cultivar K326 chromosome 19, ASM71507v2, whole genome shotgun sequence, one DNA window encodes the following:
- the LOC107816271 gene encoding mitochondrial Rho GTPase 1, with protein MAGGGSAAGKGNAPGVRIVVAGDAKTGKSSLILTAATDSYPSNVPPVLPPTRLPDDIYPDRVPVTIIDTSSSPENRGKLVEELKRADAVVLTYACDKPATLDRLSTFWLPELRRLEVRVPVIVVGCMLDKRDEQIPVSLEQVMSPIMQQFREIETCIECSAYRHIQIPEVFYYAQKAVLHPTAPLFDQEAQTLKPRCVRALKRIFILCDLDRDGALSDAELNDFQVKCFNAPLQPSEIVGVKRVVQDKLPDGVNERGLTLTGFLFLHALFIEKGRLETTWTVLRKFGYNNEIRLSEDQLPTPIKRQPDQSVELTNEALDFLRRIFHTFDIDSDEALRSNELDDLFSTAPENPWSEAPYKDAAEKDALGGLSLDGFLSEWALMTLLDPIYSVENLIYIGYAGEPSSAIRITRRRRLDRKKQQSDRNVYQCFVFGPKEAGKSAILNSFIGRPFPEEYESTTADQYGVNIVDLGGTKKTLVLREIPEDGVKKLLSSKDALADCDIALFVHDSSREASWKRAADLLVDVASHGEATGHEVPCLIVAAKDDLDPYLTEIQDSTRVSQDLGIEAPIPISTKLGDFSNLFRRIVNAAEHPHLSIPETEAGRSRKQYHRLINRSLMFVSVGAAVAVVGLAAYRVYAARKNASS; from the exons ATGGCAGGAGGTGGTTCAGCTGCTGGAAAGGGTAATGCACCTGGTGTTCGGATAGTGGTTGCTGGTGATGCCAAGACTGGAAAGTCTAGTTTGATCTTGACGGCTGCCACTGATTCTTATCCGTCCAATGTTCCTCCAGTGTTGCCTCCGACTAGGCTACCTGACGATATCTACCCTGATCGAGTACCTGTAACTATTATTGATACGTCCTCAAG TCCTGAAAATAGAGGTAAACTTGTGGAAGAGCTGAAGAGAGCTGATGCAGTTGTACTGACTTACGCTTGTGATAAGCCTGCGACTCTTGATCGTCTGAGTACTTTCTGGCTTCCTGAACTCCGCAGATTGGAG GTTCGGGTTCCTGTCATTGTCGTGGGTTGCATGCTTGATAAAAGGGACGAACAGATTCCAGTCAGTTTGGAGCAGGTGATGTCACCAATTATGCAACAATTTCGGGAGATTGAAACCTGTATTGAATGTTCAGCATACAGACATATCCAG attccCGAGGTTTTCTACTATGCCCAAAAAGCTGTGCTTCATCCAACAGCTCCACTATTTGATCAGGAGGCCCAAACTTTAAAGCCACGATGCGTTAGGGCTTTGAAGCGGATATTTATTCTTTGTGATCTTGATAGAGATGGTGCCCTAAGTGATGCAGAGTTAAATGATTTTCAG GTCAAATGCTTCAATGCTCCATTGCAGCCTTCTGAGATAGTCGGTGTTAAGAGAGTTGTGCAAGATAAATTACCTGATGGTGTCAATGAACGGGGTCTTACATTGACAGGTTTCCTGTTTCTTCATGCACTGTTTATTGAAAAAGGGCGTCTGGAGACAACATGGACTGTCCTGCGGAAATTTGGCTACAACAACGAGATCAGGCTTAGTGAGGATCAGCTTCCTACTCCCATCAAGAGACAACCTGACCAG AGTGTTGAGCTGACCAATGAAGCATTGGACTTCCTCAGAAGAATCTTCCATACGTTCGACATTGATAGT GATGAGGCACTTCGATCGAACGAGCTAGATGACTTGTTTTCCACTGCACCTGAGAA CCCCTGGTCTGAAGCTCCATACAAGGATGCTGCAGAGAAGGATGCCTTGGGAGGACTCTCTCTTGATGGGTTTCTTTCGGAG tgggcactgatgacacttcttGATCCCATTTATAGTGTGGAGAATCTTATATACATTGGATATGCTGGTGAGCCTTCATCTGCTATTCGTATAACTCGAAGAAGACGGTTAGATCGCAAGAAGCAGCAATCAGATAGAAATGTCTATCAGTGTTTTGTTTTTGGGCCAAAAGAGGCTGGAAAATCAGCCATTCTTAATTCGTTTATTGGAAG GCCATTCCCAGAAGAGTACGAATCAACTACTGCTGATCAATATGGAGTAAATATTGTTGATCTCGGG GGGACTAAAAAAACTCTTGTGCTACGGGAGATACCAGAAGATGGAGTGAAAAAGCTTTTATCTAGCAAGGATGCTTTAGCAGATTGTGATATAGCGTTATTTGTCCATGATAG TTCACGCGAAGCTTCCTGGAAGAGAGCAGCAGATTTACTGGTGGATGTTGCTAGCCATGGAGAGGCCACTGGGCATGAGGTGCCCTGTCTCATTGTAGCTGCTAAGGATGATCTGGATCCTTATTTGACCGAAATTCAAGATTCAACAAGG GTTAGCCAGGATTTAGGGATTGAAGCTCCCATACCAATCAGCACGAAGCTTGGAGACTTCAGTAATTTGTTCCGAAGGATTGTTAATGCAGCAGAGCATCCACATTTGAGCATTCCTGAAACAGAAGCAGGAAGAAGCCGTAAGCAATATCATCGGCTCATCAATCGATCTCTCATGTTTGTATCAG TTGGAGCTGCTGTAGCTGTAGTAGGACTGGCAGCTTACCGTGTTTATGCTGCACGGAAGAATGCATCGAGCTGA